Within Candidatus Aegiribacteria sp., the genomic segment TGGATATCCCTATGGTGGAGTATACCCTATTGACATCAGTCAGCTAATGAGTGACCCTTGACATTACATCATTTTGCTGAAAGTACCTGAACACTGCCTGCAGTCGATTCAGCACGTTTCTTTTCTCCTATGTCAGGGTTGATTGCCAGCATCAAATCATTGAATTCACAGAAGACTTCCATCCGCTCGGTCATAGACAGGCTCCTGAACCATCGAACCTTTGATTCCATGGACTCTTTGTCCCACCTGCCTGCATTCCTGTTTTCCATTGTAACAGCTTTCATAAAGAACCGTCTTACCGGCTTGAAAACAACATATTAACTTCTCTGTATTTGAATATTGCTTTACCATAGCAGACGTCAAGGATGATTATGAGTAATTTTTCCCGATTTCCCTCAAAAACATCAATTGCTTTCATACCAGGTTCGACCATCATCGATATCAGCCAACAGAAATCTGATTCCCTGATTATCCGCAGGATTCAGCCAAAGCATTCTTTCGAAGACTTTCCTGGCATTATGTGTATGACCCAGGCGCCAGAGGGATAAACCATATCCATGCATACACCTGAAAAATGGCCGATTATTGATATAACGCCAGGGCAGAACGCCCCTGAAATCCTTACCCAGAGAAAGCTCACCAATACGCGTTCCTACTTCATAATGTCTTTTTGCCTTATCGATAAACATTTCGAAATGTTCGTCTGTAAGGTTAAACTCCCAATTACCAAGATGAGCATGGGCATCCAGACACCGGAGATCTGTCGTTAGTATTTTCTCCATTATTTTCAAGGCTTCCGCATATTCTCCGCATTCGTTAAAATAAGAGGCCTCCACAATCGGATCATTACTGAAATCTTCCGGATCTTGAAATGGAATGATCTGATCCATTTCAAAGGATTTTCTGATGCCGAAATCAATAATTGATTCAAAATACCCGTATAGCGAGGGATCAAGTTCAGAGTATTCTTTTTCCGGATACCATTCTCCCATTTCATTCAACCCGAGCGGCTGCAAATTCAGAGCGGGAACATCGATTCTTTCAGATACAACTTTACCTGTCATATAATAAGTATTCTGATACCGCCACACTTTTGAGGGAATTATGGTAAGGATTTCCCCTTCAACTTCCCTTCTGACAATACGAAATGTAACCGGCTGTCCAGTTGAGACGATTCTGCATCTGATCGCAGCTTTCTTAACCGCAATAGCAACTGCTTCCACCGG encodes:
- a CDS encoding tetratricopeptide repeat protein gives rise to the protein MTESNQTPGISIGKPVEAVAIAVKKAAIRCRIVSTGQPVTFRIVRREVEGEILTIIPSKVWRYQNTYYMTGKVVSERIDVPALNLQPLGLNEMGEWYPEKEYSELDPSLYGYFESIIDFGIRKSFEMDQIIPFQDPEDFSNDPIVEASYFNECGEYAEALKIMEKILTTDLRCLDAHAHLGNWEFNLTDEHFEMFIDKAKRHYEVGTRIGELSLGKDFRGVLPWRYINNRPFFRCMHGYGLSLWRLGHTHNARKVFERMLWLNPADNQGIRFLLADIDDGRTWYESN